From one Humulus lupulus chromosome 8, drHumLupu1.1, whole genome shotgun sequence genomic stretch:
- the LOC133795182 gene encoding uncharacterized protein LOC133795182 — MTKVAILGAGNLAWTLAGDLLLRPKSNYEVTVWTPLDHRSAFDVVAAGGPLQLTGVATGQFFPALETDLGVAIKSADFIIVTVPTLGQVDILNALAEHDLSTSTVIALPGGGFTLLAKRLLRQEQFPKFILETSTSPYACRKSGNTVSILGLKRQIEIATSKKLHTTTKAAIAALFPQRLEWYQDLASIFFSNVNPVAHPAGILRAREAIESGVRPLPLFYKECIPAAIGVVLAVDEERLAIVKALGLQSNTDIGYSKAWYGTDAPDSKTFFETYEGYATIEAPSSINHRYIKEDVKYIMVLWVQIAVVCGVKVPVMEYIIDQASNAVNEDLRHTGRSLASLGLEGADKDAILRALNGMDSLTLT, encoded by the coding sequence ATGACAAAGGTTGCCATCCTCGGCGCGGGAAATCTCGCCTGGACCCTTGCAGGAGACCTCTTGCTGCGGCCTAAGAGCAACTACGAGGTCACCGTATGGACGCCGCTCGATCACCGTTCTGCTTTCGATGTGGTCGCTGCAGGTGGTCCTCTTCAACTGACCGGCGTGGCAACCGGCCAATTCTTCCCGGCCCTCGAAACGGACTTGGGAGTCGCTATTAAATCTGCTGATTTTATTATCGTCACCGTCCCTACCCTCGGCCAAGTCGACATTCTTAACGCCCTCGCCGAACATGATCTGAGCACGTCCACTGTCATCGCCCTGCCCGGCGGCGGCTTCACGCTCTTAGCCAAACGGCTGCTGCGCCAAGAGCAGTTTCCAAAGTTCATCCTCGAGACATCGACTTCGCCGTACGCATGCCGCAAGAGTGGGAACACCGTCTCCATTCTGGGTCTGAAGAGACAGATCGAAATCGCCACGTCGAAGAAACTTCACACGACAACCAAAGCTGCCATCGCCGCTCTTTTCCCGCAGCGCCTCGAGTGGTATCAGGATCTCGCCTCCATCTTCTTCTCGAACGTGAATCCGGTGGCCCATCCGGCGGGGATCCTCCGGGCCAGAGAAGCCATCGAGAGCGGCGTTCGACCACTCCCACTCTTCTACAAGGAGTGTATACCTGCCGCAATCGGAGTGGTTCTTGCCGTGGACGAGGAGCGTCTGGCTATTGTCAAGGCACTGGGGCTCCAGTCAAACACGGACATTGGTTACAGCAAGGCTTGGTATGGAACCGACGCACCCGACTCGAAGACGTTCTTCGAGACATACGAGGGATATGCTACCATTGAAGCCCCTAGTTCGATCAACCATCGGTACATCAAAGAAGACGTGAAGTACATCATGGTCCTTTGGGTCCAAATCGCTGTGGTTTGTGGCGTCAAAGTCCCGGTCATGGAATACATCATCGATCAGGCCAGCAACGCGGTCAACGAAGACTTGCGCCACACGGGGAGAAGCTTGGCCTcgctagggctcgagggagcAGACAAGGACGCCATCCTCCGGGCCTTAAACGGGATGGACTCGCTGACGCTAACATGA